A single window of Nicotiana sylvestris chromosome 5, ASM39365v2, whole genome shotgun sequence DNA harbors:
- the LOC104230087 gene encoding autophagy-related protein 18d-like, with protein sequence MRTMMVSKTKDPLESAHPKIEITRRTLLSSVVLSSPIFPFNHKSHITNHPPKHLGISLFDRDIAVASTKFELHQLLPNQHKDFHSFCLHLVMTTLSSPTGSAVSPSRGTLSPAAYGTYESPMPGASHSGHSEPEISDNDETELHSVSWNQDYSCFAAGTSRGFRVYNCDPFKETFRRDLKSGGFGIVEMLFRCNILALVGARTNAQYPPNKVIIWDDHQSRCIGEFSFRSDVCAVKLRRDCIVVVLEHKIYVYNFMDLKLLHQIETVGNPRGLCCLSHHLNTSVLACPGVRRGQVRVEHFGLNMTKLIKAHDSQIACLTLTMDGLLLATASTRGTLIRLFNTMDGTQLQEVRRGVDKADIYSIALSPNVQWLAVSSDKGTIHVYSLRVRVVGEDAAADSAVRTPTLLCQNSSNSLDALISPSTGANPGSSLSFMKGVLPKYFSSEWSFAQFHLPECTQYIVAFGSQNTVVTAGTDGSFYRCCFDPVNGGEMVQQEYVRFLKTESRQR encoded by the exons ATGCGAACGATGATGGTGTCAAAAACAAAAGATCCCCTCGAATCAGCACACCCAAAAATAGAAATAACCCGTCGGACTCTTCTCTCCTCAGTCGTGCTTTCCTCTCCAATCTTTCCCTTCAATCACAAGTCACATATCACAAATCACCCTCCCAAACATCTGGGCATCTCTCTCTTTGATCGTGACATCGCAGTCGCTAGCACAAAATTTGAGCTTCACCAATTGCTGCCGAACCAACACAAAG ATTTCCATAGCTTCTGTTTGCATTTGGTGATGACTACTCTATCATCCCCAACGGGTTCAGCTGTCTCACCATCTCGAGGGACACTTTCACCAGCAGCCTATGGGACATATGAATCCCCCATGCCCGGGGCCTCTCATTCTGGCCATTCTGAACCAGAGATCAGTGACAATGATGAAACAGAGCTACACTCTGTGTCATGGAATCAGGATTACAGTTGCTTTGCTGCTGGCACTAGCCGTGGCTTTCGTGTATATAACTGTGATCCTTTCAAAGAGACTTTCAGACGTGATCTGAAAAGTGGTGGGTTTGGAATAGTAGAGATGTTGTTCCGATGCAACATTTTAGCACTTGTCGGTGCCAGGACTAACGCCCAATACCCACCTAATAAAGTTATTATATGGGATGATCATCAGAGCCGATGCATTGGTGAATTTTCATTTAGGTCTGATGTTTGTGCAGTGAAACTAAGACGGGATTGTATTGTTGTAGTCCTTGAACACAAGATATATGTCTACAACTTTATGGATCTAAAGCTTCTTCATCAGATAGAGACTGTGGGCAATCCCAGGGGACTTTGCTGCCTCTCACACCATTTAAATACATCTGTATTGGCTTGCCCAGGTGTTCGAAGAGGACAGGTCCGGGTTGAGCATTTTGGCCTGAACATGACAAAGTTGATCAAGGCGCATGATTCTCAGATAGCATGCTTAACCTTGACTATGGATGGGCTGCTTCTTGCAACAGCAAGCACTCGGGGAACTTTGATAAGACTCTTCAACACCATGGATGGAACTCAGTTGCAAGAG GTGCGTAGAGGGGTTGACAAAGCAGATATCTATAGTATTGCACTATCACCAAATGTGCAGTGGTTGGCCGTCTCTAGCGACAAAGGTACCATCCATGTGTACAGCCTAAGAGTACGTGTTGTTGGCGAGGATGCTGCAGCTGATTCTGCTGTTAGAACTCCAACATTATTGtgtcaaaattcatcaaattctCTTGATGCACTTATTTCTCCAAGTACTGGAGCCAACCCTGGTTCATCGTTGTCTTTTATGAAAG GAGTTCTGCCAAAGTACTTTAGCTCTGAATGGTCATTTGCTCAGTTTCACTTGCCAGAATGTACCCAGTACATTGTTGCGTTTGGTTCTCAGAACACTGTTGTTACTGCTGGCACTGATGGAAG TTTCTATAGGTGCTGCTTTGATCCTGTGAATGGAGGAGAAATGGTACAGCAGGAATATGTCCGCTTTCTGAAAACAGAGAGTAGGCAGAGATAG